One stretch of Pseudomonas azotoformans DNA includes these proteins:
- a CDS encoding TolC family outer membrane protein yields MLRKLSLALAVSCATNGMVWAAEAPLSAKTDLVSVYQEAVDNNADLAAARAQYGAQKEVVPQARAGLLPNLTGGADINNVRTQIDTPAATANRDAHSWRATLSQPLFRADRWFQLQAAEATNEQAALQLSATEQNLILQSAENYFAVLRAQDNLASTKAEENAFKRQLDQSNERFDVGLSDKTDVLQSQASYDTARANRILAQRQVEDAFEALITLTNRQYNSIQGIVHTLPVLPPLPNDAKAWVETAGRQNLNLLASNYAVTAAEETLKQRKAGHAPTLDAVAQYEKGDNDALGFSNPNAFGTPYRGDVEQRTIGLRLSIPIYSGGLTSSQVRESYSRLGQTEQQREGLRRQVVENTRNLHRAVNTDVEQVQARRQSIISNQSAVEATEIGYQVGTRNIVDVLDSQRQLYASVRNYNNSRYDYILDNLRLKQAAGTLNPGDLQDLARYLKADYNPDRDFLPPDLAKAAAEQLKARPAN; encoded by the coding sequence ATGCTGCGCAAACTTTCACTGGCTCTTGCCGTGTCTTGTGCGACCAACGGAATGGTCTGGGCAGCTGAAGCGCCCTTGTCCGCCAAAACTGACTTGGTCAGCGTCTACCAGGAAGCGGTGGACAACAACGCCGACCTGGCCGCCGCCCGTGCCCAGTACGGCGCGCAAAAGGAAGTGGTGCCCCAGGCCCGCGCCGGCCTGCTGCCGAACCTGACCGGCGGTGCCGATATCAACAACGTACGCACCCAGATCGACACCCCGGCCGCCACCGCCAACCGCGATGCGCACTCCTGGCGCGCCACCCTTAGCCAGCCGCTGTTCCGTGCCGACCGCTGGTTCCAGCTGCAAGCCGCCGAGGCCACCAATGAGCAGGCGGCGTTGCAACTGTCGGCGACCGAACAGAACCTGATCCTGCAAAGCGCCGAAAACTATTTCGCCGTGCTGCGCGCCCAGGACAACCTCGCCTCGACCAAGGCCGAAGAAAATGCGTTCAAACGCCAGCTGGACCAGTCCAACGAGCGCTTTGACGTGGGCCTGTCGGACAAGACCGACGTGCTGCAATCCCAGGCCAGCTACGACACCGCCCGCGCCAACCGCATCCTGGCCCAACGCCAGGTCGAAGACGCGTTTGAAGCGCTGATCACCCTGACCAACCGCCAGTACAACTCGATCCAGGGCATCGTCCACACGCTGCCGGTGTTGCCGCCGCTGCCGAACGACGCCAAGGCCTGGGTCGAAACCGCCGGCCGCCAGAACCTGAACCTGCTGGCCAGCAACTATGCGGTCACGGCCGCCGAAGAAACCCTCAAGCAACGCAAAGCCGGCCACGCACCGACCCTGGACGCCGTAGCGCAATATGAAAAAGGCGACAACGACGCCCTCGGTTTCAGCAACCCGAATGCCTTCGGCACCCCGTACCGGGGCGATGTGGAACAGCGCACCATCGGCCTGCGCCTGAGCATCCCGATCTACAGCGGTGGGCTGACCAGCTCGCAGGTGCGTGAGTCCTACTCGCGCCTGGGCCAGACCGAGCAGCAGCGCGAAGGCCTGCGCCGCCAGGTAGTGGAAAACACCCGCAACCTGCACCGCGCGGTGAACACCGATGTGGAGCAGGTGCAAGCGCGCCGCCAGTCGATCATTTCCAACCAGAGCGCGGTGGAAGCCACGGAAATCGGCTATCAGGTGGGGACGCGCAATATCGTCGACGTGCTCGACTCCCAGCGCCAGCTCTATGCGTCGGTGCGCAACTACAACAACAGCCGCTACGACTACATCCTCGACAACCTGCGCTTGAAGCAGGCGGCGGGCACCTTGAACCCAGGCGATCTGCAAGACCTGGCGCGCTACCTCAAGGCTGACTACAACCCGGACCGCGACTTCCTGCCGCCGGACCTGGCCAAGGCTGCAGCCGAACAACTCAAGGCCCGCCCCGCCAACTGA
- the thiC gene encoding phosphomethylpyrimidine synthase ThiC, which yields MTTTLKNTVHLSESAKVDSGSVQPFTRSQKIYVEGTRPDIRVPMRQISLDVTPTDFGGEINAPVTVYDTSGPYTDPNVIIDVRKGLGDVRSPWIEVRGDTERLPGLSSHFGQQRLSDAELTALRFAHVKNPRRAKAGANVTQMHYARKGIITAEMEYVAIRENMKLEEARASGLLDQQHAGHSFGASVPKIITPEFVREEIARGRAIIPANINHTELEPMIIGRNFLVKINGNIGNSALGSSIEEEVAKLTWGIRWGSDTVMDLSTGKHIHETREWIIRNSPVPIGTVPIYQALEKVGGAAEDLTWELFRDTLIEQAEQGVDYFTIHAGVLLRYVPLTAKRVTGIVSRGGSIMAKWCLAHHKENFTYTHFDEICEIMKAYDVSFSLGDGLRPGSIADANDAAQFGELETLGELTKTAWKHDVQTMIEGPGHVPMQLIKENMDKQLECCDEAPFYTLGPLTTDIAPGYDHITSGIGAAMIGWFGCAMLCYVTPKEHLGLPNKDDVKTGIITYKIAAHAADLAKGHPGAQIRDNALSKARFEFRWEDQFNLGLDPDTARSYHDETLPKDSAKVAHFCSMCGPKFCSMKITQEVREYAANQRIEAVDVDVAKGLAEQAERFKQEGSQLYKKV from the coding sequence ATGACTACAACATTAAAAAACACCGTGCATTTGAGTGAATCGGCCAAGGTCGACTCCGGCTCCGTGCAGCCGTTTACCCGCTCGCAGAAGATCTACGTGGAAGGCACCCGCCCGGACATTCGTGTACCGATGCGACAAATCAGCCTGGACGTCACCCCCACCGATTTCGGCGGTGAGATCAACGCGCCGGTCACCGTGTATGACACCTCCGGCCCCTACACCGACCCCAACGTGATCATCGACGTGCGCAAAGGCCTGGGCGATGTGCGCTCGCCGTGGATCGAAGTGCGTGGCGACACCGAGCGGCTGCCGGGCCTCAGCTCGCACTTCGGCCAACAGCGCCTCAGTGATGCCGAGCTGACCGCGTTGCGCTTCGCCCACGTGAAGAACCCGCGTCGTGCCAAGGCCGGCGCCAACGTCACCCAGATGCACTACGCGCGCAAAGGCATCATCACCGCCGAGATGGAATACGTCGCCATCCGCGAGAACATGAAGCTCGAAGAAGCCCGCGCCAGTGGCCTGCTCGACCAGCAGCACGCCGGGCACAGCTTTGGCGCCAGCGTGCCGAAGATCATCACCCCCGAATTCGTGCGCGAAGAAATCGCCCGCGGCCGCGCCATCATCCCGGCCAACATCAACCACACCGAACTGGAACCGATGATCATCGGCCGTAACTTCCTGGTGAAGATCAACGGCAACATCGGCAACAGCGCCCTGGGTTCGTCCATCGAAGAAGAAGTGGCCAAACTGACCTGGGGCATTCGCTGGGGTTCGGACACGGTGATGGACCTGTCCACCGGCAAGCACATTCATGAAACCCGTGAGTGGATCATCCGCAACTCGCCGGTGCCGATTGGCACCGTGCCGATCTACCAGGCCCTGGAAAAAGTCGGCGGCGCCGCCGAAGACCTGACCTGGGAGCTGTTCCGCGACACCCTGATCGAACAGGCCGAGCAGGGCGTCGACTACTTCACCATCCACGCCGGTGTATTGCTGCGCTATGTGCCGCTGACCGCCAAGCGCGTTACCGGCATCGTGTCCCGTGGCGGCTCGATCATGGCCAAGTGGTGCCTGGCGCACCACAAAGAGAACTTCACCTACACGCATTTCGACGAAATCTGCGAAATCATGAAGGCCTACGACGTCAGTTTCTCCCTTGGCGATGGCCTGCGCCCGGGTTCGATTGCCGACGCCAACGACGCCGCGCAATTCGGCGAGCTGGAAACCCTCGGCGAACTGACCAAGACCGCCTGGAAGCACGACGTGCAAACCATGATCGAAGGCCCTGGCCACGTGCCGATGCAGTTGATCAAGGAGAACATGGACAAGCAGCTCGAGTGCTGCGACGAGGCGCCGTTCTACACACTCGGCCCGCTGACCACCGACATCGCGCCAGGTTACGACCACATCACCTCCGGCATCGGCGCGGCGATGATCGGCTGGTTCGGTTGCGCCATGCTCTGCTACGTCACGCCCAAGGAGCACCTGGGCCTGCCGAACAAGGATGACGTGAAGACCGGGATCATCACCTACAAGATCGCCGCCCACGCGGCGGACCTCGCCAAAGGCCATCCGGGCGCGCAGATCCGCGATAACGCCTTGAGCAAGGCGCGTTTCGAATTCCGCTGGGAAGACCAGTTCAACCTCGGCCTGGACCCTGACACCGCGCGTTCCTATCACGACGAAACCCTGCCGAAGGATTCGGCCAAGGTCGCGCACTTCTGCTCGATGTGCGGGCCGAAGTTCTGTTCGATGAAGATCACCCAGGAAGTGCGTGAGTACGCGGCCAACCAGCGCATTGAAGCGGTGGATGTGGACGTGGCCAAGGGCCTGGCGGAGCAGGCGGAGCGGTTCAAGCAGGAAGGCAGCCAGCTCTACAAGAAGGTCTAG
- the waaA gene encoding lipid IV(A) 3-deoxy-D-manno-octulosonic acid transferase: MNRTLYSCLFYLALPLVALRLWLRARKAPAYAKRVGERFSYGLPVMQPGGIWVHAVSVGESIAAAPMVRGLLERYPTLPITVTCMTPTGSERIQALFANEPRIQHCYLPYDLPCAAKRFLDRVQPKLAVIMETELWPNHIHACAQRGIPVALANARLSARSAKGYARFARLTAPMLSEMSLFAVQTQTEAQRFLDLGARPETVEVTGSIKFDLTIDPQLPVRAAALRAQWGASERPVWIAASTHEGEDEVVLAAHRQLLDSYPNALLILVPRHQERFGPMFELCEQQGFATVRRSSGEPVSASTSVLLGDTMGELLFLYALADSAFVGGSLVATGGHNPLEPAALALPVIMGPHVFNFLEITAMMRDAGALRSVDDAEGLAEAVRQLFELPQDARKMAQAGLKVMQANQGALKRLLDGLGRLLTD; encoded by the coding sequence ATGAATAGAACTCTCTACAGCTGTCTGTTTTACCTGGCGCTGCCCTTGGTGGCTTTACGTCTGTGGCTGCGCGCGCGCAAGGCGCCGGCCTATGCCAAGCGCGTCGGCGAGCGCTTCTCCTACGGCTTGCCGGTGATGCAGCCAGGCGGGATCTGGGTGCATGCCGTGTCGGTGGGCGAAAGCATTGCCGCCGCGCCGATGGTGCGCGGCTTGCTCGAGCGTTATCCGACGCTGCCGATCACCGTCACCTGCATGACGCCGACCGGGTCCGAGCGCATCCAGGCGTTGTTCGCCAATGAACCGCGAATCCAGCACTGCTACTTGCCGTATGACTTGCCGTGCGCGGCCAAGCGATTCCTGGATCGCGTACAGCCCAAGCTTGCGGTGATCATGGAAACCGAGCTGTGGCCCAATCATATCCACGCCTGCGCCCAGCGCGGGATTCCGGTGGCATTGGCCAATGCACGGTTGTCGGCACGTTCGGCCAAGGGCTATGCGCGCTTTGCCAGGCTGACCGCGCCGATGCTGTCGGAAATGAGCCTGTTCGCAGTGCAGACGCAAACCGAAGCCCAGCGCTTCCTGGATTTGGGCGCTCGGCCGGAAACCGTCGAAGTCACCGGCTCGATCAAGTTCGACCTGACCATCGATCCCCAGTTGCCGGTACGCGCCGCCGCGTTGCGCGCGCAATGGGGCGCCAGCGAGCGTCCGGTGTGGATTGCCGCGAGTACCCATGAGGGTGAAGATGAGGTGGTGCTGGCGGCCCATCGCCAACTGCTCGACAGCTACCCCAACGCCCTGTTGATTCTGGTGCCGCGCCATCAGGAGCGCTTCGGCCCGATGTTCGAACTGTGCGAGCAGCAGGGTTTTGCCACGGTGCGTCGCTCCAGTGGCGAACCCGTCAGTGCGAGCACGTCGGTACTGCTCGGCGACACCATGGGCGAGTTGCTGTTTCTCTACGCCTTGGCCGACAGCGCCTTCGTAGGCGGCAGCCTGGTGGCGACCGGTGGGCACAATCCACTGGAACCGGCGGCGCTGGCGTTGCCGGTGATCATGGGTCCACATGTGTTCAACTTCCTCGAAATCACCGCGATGATGCGTGACGCCGGGGCGTTGAGATCAGTGGATGACGCAGAAGGATTGGCCGAAGCCGTGCGCCAGTTGTTCGAACTGCCGCAGGATGCGCGCAAGATGGCGCAGGCGGGGCTCAAGGTGATGCAGGCCAACCAGGGCGCGTTGAAGCGTTTACTGGATGGGTTAGGTCGACTGCTGACTGACTGA